The Engystomops pustulosus chromosome 4, aEngPut4.maternal, whole genome shotgun sequence genome contains a region encoding:
- the LOC140128707 gene encoding olfactory receptor 10A7-like, with protein sequence MTLEKTNTTVVTEFIILGFEANHNVRIVMFILLLLIYCFTILMNFLIIILVSTSRNLHTPMYFFISQLSTTDILLTSVIVPKMLHFLLHQRGTIAFSDCMTQLYFFASLESFECLLLAVMSLDRYVAICNPLRYTSIMTRRCCVILIVGAWLGGFCTFFIITLSTLMLNFCGPNIIDHFFCDFIPILELSCSDPYIVRMEASLFGIIIIVIPLILIIFSYTKIIATILRIPSSTGRQKAFSTCSSHLIVVSIFYGTIFGVYVLPTTEKTLSISKILSLLYTVFTPLINPIIYSLKNNDIKKALHDRVHRNVR encoded by the coding sequence ATGACCTTAGAGAAGACCAATACGACGGTTGTCACAGAATTCATCATATTAGGATTTGAAGCCAATCACAATGTAAGAATTGTAATGTTTATTCTCCTTCTTTTGATTTACTGCTTTACAATTTTGATGAATTTCTTGATTATTATCCTGGTGTCCACCAGCAggaacctccacactcccatgtacttcttcatctcacaactgtccACCACTGACATCTTATTGACCTCAGTTATTGTCCCCAAGATGCTTCATTTTCTACTCCATCAGAGAGGAACCATAGCGTTTAGCGACTGTATGACTCAATTGTATTTCTTTGCTTCTCTAGAATCATTTGAATGTCTTCTCCTGGCAGTGATGTCTCTtgacagatatgtggccatctgtaatcCTCTCCGATACACATCAATCATGACTCGTAGATGTTGTGTGATATTGATTGTCGGCGCCTGGTTGGGtggtttttgcactttttttatcATCACCTTATCAACATTGATGTTAAACTTTTGTGGACCAAACATTATTGACCACTTCTTCTGTGACTTCATTCCTATACTAGAACTTTCCTGTTCAGATCCATACATTGTTCGAATGGAGGCCTCTCTTTTTGGTATAATTATAATTGTAATTCCTTTAATATTAATTATATTTTCATATACCAAAATTATAGCCACCATCTTAAGGATCCCATCGAGCACCGGGAGACAGAAAGcgttctccacctgtagctcccacctcattgtggtctccatattCTACGGGACAATATTTGGTGTTTATGTTTTGCCAACAACAGAGAAAACCTTAAGTATCAGTAAGATCCtgtccctgctctatactgtgttCACTCCTCTGATCAACCCCATCATCTACAGCCTCAAGAATAATGATATAAAGAAGGCTTTACATGACCGTGTGCATAGGAATGTCAGGTGA
- the LOC140128708 gene encoding olfactory receptor 10A7-like, translating into MASEKINMTVVTEFIMLGFQTGKNIRIVMFILLLVVYCFTILMNFVIVVLVPTSRNLHTPMYFFISQLSMSDILLTSDIVPKMFHVLLHQRGTIGFGDCMAQLYFFGSSEACECLLLTAMSFDRYVAICNPLRYNSIMTGKCCVIMAVTSWLAGFSIVFILIITILTLNFCGPNIIDHFFCDFIPILELSCSDPHIVQMEISFFCVILILIPLTVIIFSYTKIIITILRIPSSTGRQKAFSTCSSHLIVVSIFYWTLFGVYVFPTREKTLSISRILSLLYTVFTPLINPIIYSLKNNDIKKALHDRVHRNVR; encoded by the coding sequence ATGGCCTCAGAGAAGATCAATATGACGGTTGTCACAGAATTCATCATGTTAGGATTTCAAACTGGGAAGAATATAAGAATTGTGATGTTTATTCTTCTTCTCGTGGTTTACTGTTTTACAATTTTGATGAATTTCGTGATCGTCGTTTTGGTGCCCACCAGCAggaacctccacactcccatgtacttcttcatctcacaactgtccATGAGTGACATCTTATTGACCTCAGATATTGTGCCCAAGATGTTTCATGTTCTACTCCATCAGAGAGGAACCATTGGGTTTGGTGACTGTATGGCTCAATTGTATTTCTTTGGCTCTTCCGAAGCATGTGAATGTCTTCTCCTCACAGCGATGTCTTTtgacagatatgtggccatctgtaaccccctccggTATAACTCAATCATGACCGGTAAATGTTGTGTGATAATGGCCGTCACCTCCTGGTTGGCTGgtttttctattgtttttatacttatcataacaatATTGACGCTAAACTTTTGTGGACCAAACATTATTGACCACTTCTTCTGTGACTTCATTCCTATACTAGAACTTTCCTGTTCAGATCCACACATTGTTCAAATGGAAATATCTTTTTTCTGTGTCATTTTAATTTTAATTCCTTTAACAGTAATTATATTTTCTTATACCAAAATTATAATCACCATCTTAAGGATCCCATCCAGTACCGggagacagaaagccttctccacctgtagctcccacctcattgtggtctccatattCTACTGGACTCTATTCGGTGTTTATGTTTTCCCAACAAGAGAGAAAACCTTAAGTATCAGTAGGATCCTCTCACTGCTTTATACTGTGTTCACTCCTCTGATCAACCCCATCATATACAGCCTCAAGAATAATGATATAAAGAAGGCTTTACATGACCGGGTGCATAGGAATGTCAGGTGA